The following is a genomic window from Halobacterium sp. R2-5.
ACCTGGAGGAGCGCGTCAACAACTTCCTCCGTCGGAACTTCCCCCAGATTCAGATGCACGGCGGCACCGCAGCCATCCAGAACATCGACCGCGAGGAGGGTGTCGTCGACCTCCAGCTCGGCGGCGCGTGTTCGGGCTGTGGCATCTCCCCGATGACGATTCAGGCCATCAAGTCCCGGATGACCAAGGAGATCCCCGAGATCGACACCGTCCACGCCGACACCGGCATGGGCGGCGA
Proteins encoded in this region:
- a CDS encoding NifU family protein, with translation MSTESQSGDDLEERVNNFLRRNFPQIQMHGGTAAIQNIDREEGVVDLQLGGACSGCGISPMTIQAIKSRMTKEIPEIDTVHADTGMGGDTGMSPSFPGEDADGEDAEDDEGPQAPF